CTTTCAGCCTCATGGTTGGACCTCAACAAAGTCTCATGGTTTACAGATGCACCACGATTCTCCATCTCCGTTTGAACTGATACAGCTGGATCATACAATTCATCAACAGGGCACTCATTCAAATCTATGCCCAAAGACTGAGGCATCTTAGGGGAACAGACAAGTTGATTAACAGGTCCATTAATTTGTTCTAATGGACTATGATTCATCCCTTTGACAAGCAGCTCAGTTGAACTACTTGCCTTTCTGGCATAAAGGACACCCCAAAAGAAAAGTAAGCCATTCCACCCTATAATCATTGAATAAATTGAATTAGTAATCTAGCCATTTTTCAAACAATAACATGACTATATTAGCTAAGATAAGCCTTACGTTGAGTCCTCTCAGGCAGCTTATCAGACGTAAAAATGAGAAGTTCAATGCCACAAATATTTGCTGTGAGGGACAAATCTCCAGCAAGCATGTTTTCCAACAGTTTCCCATATGCTCTTTCATAACTGCACGAAGAACAGAAAAGAATCAGCTTGTTTATTTATGGTAAAGGAATTTAAATCAGTGAAACAGTGAGCATTACCTTTCAACATCTTTAGCAAAGAAATAAAGAGCAATGTTATCTTCATTCGGCTTTACTTCCTTAAATTGCAGTGGCCATGAGGAATGCCGTGGAACTTCTACCAACTGAATTCTCTGAGGTAATTGTTTCACTATTTCAAGTACTTTCAGCGATGCACAGGTAGATAAGTGAGCCTGAAACCCATCGTACATTTCAGGAGAGCTTCCAGGTCTTGAAACCTCAAAGGTACCtctgaaataaaacaatatatacataaacattTCACAAATTGGTACATGGGGgtaaagagaggaaaagaagagaggacaTACTGCCAGATGTAAGACTGCTCTGGAATTACTAAAGCCCCCAAAGAACTTCCAACAGTAGAAGATTGATCAACCAAAGCTTGCTGCTTTAAGTTCAGGTCATTCGATTTAGTGTCAGGGCTGTACGGATTTTGTGCCACTAGACAGCCTTGTGGGCTCTCCGGCAAAAGGTCTTCGGAAGCCTGAATCGCCGCTGCACTTTTACAGGAGATGTTCCCATCACTTTCCACAACTTTCTGTTCATACTGTACCTCTTCTGGAGGCAAATCTTCTGAGGAACTTGTTGGCGCAATATCTTGGAAATCAGATCCACAAGTCTTTGAAGCACGTGGAATGGAAAGCACCTCAGGTTTAGTTGACATTTCATTATCGTTATTCACCAAAATTAGTGGACTTTCACATGCACCATCTGTgctatcattttttattttatccatTGGGATTAGTGGATCTGATGCCTTCACCACACAGGTGTCTTTAGAACAAACAACTCCTGTTGAAGTAATCCCTTGCTTATCACTTTTAGATAAAATGGAGCTATGCTTATTttcaacaattcctaattttgaTAAGCCATAAAGGAAGTTTGTCAAAATCCGAACTACGGCATTTTTCTTTATAATAATTACTAAAGGAATGATGAACATACCTGGTTTTTTGCTACTTTTAAGTATGCTTGGTCCAGGCCTCGGGCTGTCTTGGTCATTTCTTGGATCCCCTGATTTTATTGAACTATCAGGCCTTGGAGATGAAGAAATGTTTGGTTTTTGAAGATTAAATGAAGCCCCCCTTTCTAACAAAATTGTTGGTTTCACGGGCTTCAATATTCTCGGTTGTTCATTTTGAGATGAATGAACTGATTGCTTTTGCTTTGATGAACTTGAGCCTATGCAAATTGAAGCCTCATGCTTAAGAGGCCCAGATTTCATAACTTTCCGGATGGACTCTCTAGGATCTCTTGGTGAATGTTTTGAAGGCTTCAACTTGCTCAACACAGGTTCAGCTAATTGCTTGACCTTTGGCTCATTACTGGAGTTGTTGAAAGATGGTTGCTTTGATAAAAGGCCTAGAAGATCAAGCTAAGGGGTTAGCGGAAgtacaaaacaaattaaataaagaaataatttcAGGTTATATACCAATAAACTTTGGCCAAACCTCGTGGTGAAGGACCTGGTGTTTTAACATTTGCCAAGTTCCCCAAGGAATATGACCGAGGTAAGGTCACGGAACTATTAACTGCTTGAGACCTCATTGGAGCATTATCAGGCGACTTTATACTTCCTTTGTTAGAGCTTTTAAATGAGTTCTCCCTGGAGAACACATCATGATTCCTAGGGCTGTCCGCCTTCAGGAGCCTGGGAGTAGAGGATAAAGTATTTTCTGCATATCTCTTGCATGATTTAGGTGGACTCCGTACACCATCATTTGATAGAGGTGATTCCATATCAGTGGCAACTCGCAACTTCTTACGTTTTAACAACACTTCTGAACTTTGACTCCTCTTGTCTAAGCTTTGATTCTTCTTATCCAAGCTTCCAGATGTTGGTGTCCTACAAGAGGATTGTCGTGCTTCCAAGCTAGATGTAACAACTTGCAACTTCTTGCGATTTCCCATAATTCCTGAATTTTTGTTCTTCACATCCAGTCTTTCAGCAGTTGGGGTGGCACACTTCACTTGCCGTGCTTCCAGATCAGATGACGCAAGATGCAACTTTTGATTGCTACCAGCCAAGGGATCATTTACTGGAGTGCCACAAGTGATTTGTTGACTGTCCAAATCAGTCACAACAACCTTCAATGTCTTAGAGTTGTTTGTACTTTCTGAATTTTGGTTCTTCCCGTCCAAAACCTTATTCCTTGATGTGCCACCGTTGCTTCTTGTTTGGTTTTCATCTTCTTTAAGACAGCATTCTTCGCATAACCATTCACCATCTGGAACTTTCTCTAACTTCACTCGCATGCAATAACTAGTCAACAATAAACAGAAATTCAAAAGCTAGCATATTGCAGCATATACATTTTCCGCACAAAACACAAAGGAATGAAACCAGCATGCTAGCCCAAATAACTTGCTTTTCCTCTTTATTATATACTCCAGTGAAATTAATATCAAACAAAACCATGGAAAGGACTTGCATTCAGCTTAAAAGCATTAGTTTAACGCATCATGAGAATTGCACCCTAATAGATCATTTGATACAAATACACCTAGATTCGATCATTTATAGGCTACAAGCGTCATTGCCAGACAAGACTTAAAAGAGTGGTGGTGTGAATAATATCCATCCTTGGTAAACTAGTTTAATATGTGCATGATGTTCCAGTGTGAAGAAATAGCtgttaaatataataatacatCATATTTCTTAGAAAGTAATACAAAGAAAATGGTTAGTAACTTACGTATGCTCTGCCCCTTCAAGGCACCTAGTGCATGTAGCCAGAAGATATTCCCTTCCAACATCTCCACATATATCACAAACATTAACCTGGGGTACAACACAAAAGAGACAGGTAAATAATATGAAACAATGGAAACATCACTGTACAGATTGAGGGAAGCATTGTAAATCAAAGAGCCAAATAAATCCTATTATCCAAATATGTTCAGATATGCAGCAAACTTTTAATTAGTCTTGATTTTAATCAGATGATGGTATATGCAGGAAAGCACAAGAACATTTGTATGTAGTGAAGAAACAAAACACCAATTTCCTACCACCATATTTCGATCAATAAAAGAACAGGAATTAGCCTTCATGTACGAACTTTTTCTACCCAGTGGGATGTGCTAGGTGCTAGTAATTAGTTATTTCAGGTATTGCACGGAAGACTATTTTAAGTGAAAGCTTCATCATTAAACTTCACCAGTTCAAGCTAtctttcacatgaaaaagtgGCATAACCAGCCAAGAAGCAAATGAAATAAGGAACATCTCATACTCTAAAAGGCCAAATGATATGCACAGTTCCTCTCCATGTTAAGTGTCATGATAAGAAAATGTGTCCAAGACCAACCAAATCCCAGTTACATGTTACACTTTCAATCAATCAACCCCAAGTGTGACCCAAAATTCTTTTTTTGTATGGACAGATATCAAACCTAGTGTAAACTAACGTTGTTTTGCATAGAAACACGGTATAAAAGAACTACATTTTGAAGGAGTATACAGTATACTCACGAATGAACAGAATGGATCAGGAAACTACTTACATCTATTAAGCCCTCTGAATTCCCAGAGTCCGTCATCACATCATTCTGTGTATTCAACTTTCTACCACTACCTGTATCCATTGAACAACCTTGATTACGTTCTTGTTTATCATTGTCATTCCTATTGACAGCATCATTAGATTGGATGTCAGCATGTTCTAGACTTCCATTTCTTGAGCATGAGGTGCCATTTTCCAGATTCTTTGTTAAAGATCCAGCCTTGATTTTATCCCTATTACTGGTACCACAACTAGTCATCATGCTGTGCCTCTCACCACCAAGCACAGAAGgatctgattttcctcccagtGAACGCTCTACGGTCTTGTTTGAAGAAGCTTTCTCACAAGGTTGGTGAGCTAAATTATTTTGTGCATTCCCAAATGCATGTGTGGGTCTCTTAGGAGATAATCCATGTGATGCACTGAGAGAGGATTGGGTACGCAGCAACCTCTTGGTTGCAAAAGGAGACTCGGCAGGCAATGATCTATCAGATGAACTTCGGTGCATGGCATGAACATCAGATCTCTTCTTTCCTGTAGATTCTTCGGCGCAGTAGTTTCTTAGTCTGTTAATGCCATTGTCCTTATAGTTAACAGTAAGGTCACGACTTGATGCTGATGTAGATAGTTTATCCTTTTTCTTGTCTAACAGAAGCTTGCTTGCTGCTGATACTCCAGTAACACATGAGTTGCTATCATCATGGCATTCTACTATAGGTGATCTAGAACCGTGATTTACTAGCCTTCTACGTTTTGCTGGCTTGTCAACCTCGGAATCTGCTGCAACAGATGATCTTGCGATGACTTTATTTTCACCATTTTCAGAATAGGAAGCAGGGCTTGAAGTAGCAGTGAATTCATCGTCATTTTCTCCCCCCTTAGCTTTGGTACAGAGCCCTTTATCAACACGAACGAACGAACTGTTTTTTGTTTCTGACCTTGCAAAGCATGTTTGAGATGATCCACAGTCCATATTTGAATCCATGAGTGCAATATTTCGGTGTAGGCACGAGGAGCAAGGAGCACAACAGACATTACAAGTGCCAGATTCTGTCTTCACATTAGGACTGTCGAGTGGTACTGGTCTTTTTCTTGCTGTAAGCTTGtcctaggaaaaaaaaaagaaacataaacaatcaaaaaaaaatccctgcCAGAACTGCATAAACATAACAAGCATACAATGAGACCTCAGGTATTTTATGGATTTTCAATGAAAAGATTAAACTATTTATCAGAAACATTGCTAATCCTGGAGAATTAGACTACTCAGAGCTATTAAAGTAAATCGACGAATGACAATCCACAAGCACTTAACGAGAAAATGGACTGTTATAAAGACAACAAGGAAAGATAATTGCCAGTGCTCTCTTACAGCACACAAAACCATGATCAGAGTCATTCATCAAGTAAGTAAAGATGAATAAAGCGTCACATCAATCCACCAAGGAAAGAAAGATCGCCAAAGCATTCAAGTACTGCCAAGCCATTTTCCAAGTGAGAATAAGTCATGCCAAAAGCAGGAGTTGCACTACTGACATATTAATATACCCTTATTGTAGACAGCATTGTGGGATCAGAATCACCTCCAAGCATCTATACCACAACACAACAGCTAAACTGCATGCAGTCCAAGAGCGCATTAGAATAGACGAATAATCTAGATTGAAATCGTATTTTTCTCTGATGTGGGCATGAGATGATGAGGCAAACAGGCGCAAAATTCTGAGCCCAGCAGAATATTGTCAGCATATACAGAGAAAACCACA
The sequence above is drawn from the Oryza glaberrima chromosome 10, OglaRS2, whole genome shotgun sequence genome and encodes:
- the LOC127786052 gene encoding uncharacterized protein LOC127786052 isoform X3 produces the protein MLGGDSDPTMLSTIRDKLTARKRPVPLDSPNVKTESGTCNVCCAPCSSCLHRNIALMDSNMDCGSSQTCFARSETKNSSFVRVDKGLCTKAKGGENDDEFTATSSPASYSENGENKVIARSSVAADSEVDKPAKRRRLVNHGSRSPIVECHDDSNSCVTGVSAASKLLLDKKKDKLSTSASSRDLTVNYKDNGINRLRNYCAEESTGKKRSDVHAMHRSSSDRSLPAESPFATKRLLRTQSSLSASHGLSPKRPTHAFGNAQNNLAHQPCEKASSNKTVERSLGGKSDPSVLGGERHSMMTSCGTSNRDKIKAGSLTKNLENGTSCSRNGSLEHADIQSNDAVNRNDNDKQERNQGCSMDTGSGRKLNTQNDVMTDSGNSEGLIDVNVCDICGDVGREYLLATCTRCLEGAEHTYCMRVKLEKVPDGEWLCEECCLKEDENQTRSNGGTSRNKVLDGKNQNSESTNNSKTLKVVVTDLDSQQITCGTPVNDPLAGSNQKLHLASSDLEARQVKCATPTAERLDVKNKNSGIMGNRKKLQVVTSSLEARQSSCRTPTSGSLDKKNQSLDKRSQSSEVLLKRKKLRVATDMESPLSNDGVRSPPKSCKRYAENTLSSTPRLLKADSPRNHDVFSRENSFKSSNKGSIKSPDNAPMRSQAVNSSVTLPRSYSLGNLANVKTPGPSPRGLLSKQPSFNNSSNEPKVKQLAEPVLSKLKPSKHSPRDPRESIRKVMKSGPLKHEASICIGSSSSKQKQSVHSSQNEQPRILKPVKPTILLERGASFNLQKPNISSSPRPDSSIKSGDPRNDQDSPRPGPSILKSSKKPGIVENKHSSILSKSDKQGITSTGVVCSKDTCVVKASDPLIPMDKIKNDSTDGACESPLILVNNDNEMSTKPEVLSIPRASKTCGSDFQDIAPTSSSEDLPPEEVQYEQKVVESDGNISCKSAAAIQASEDLLPESPQGCLVAQNPYSPDTKSNDLNLKQQALVDQSSTVGSSLGALVIPEQSYIWQGTFEVSRPGSSPEMYDGFQAHLSTCASLKVLEIVKQLPQRIQLVEVPRHSSWPLQFKEVKPNEDNIALYFFAKDVESYERAYGKLLENMLAGDLSLTANICGIELLIFTSDKLPERTQRWNGLLFFWGVLYARKASSSTELLVKGMNHSPLEQINGPVNQLVCSPKMPQSLGIDLNECPVDELYDPAVSVQTEMENRGASVNHETLLRSNHEAERLNLCEIHFPETAGTGKILLGTPTAVPYGVHVHTSSKRECLNIKPEYPSDIIGSEGTAGRDNMEEEESFTKNGVPCFTKQHTGATTRSVSDEILANPQARVSFQEVSPQHSVRPKLSDDPSDSVLKDFVLPDSSSIYKRQKTSEGKYSTCSFGDGQLTSKCLSKIPLPADQHTSLDDVQYIGRVPADPCSPTKPILDHVIHVLSSDDEDSPEPRNNLNKTSLKEEEGPSPLLSLSLSMASKKHNLTGSDTGDDGPLSLSLGLPGVVTSNQALEMKQFLPEKPGMNTSLLL
- the LOC127786052 gene encoding uncharacterized protein LOC127786052 isoform X2, encoding MRAPQERTVRDLYDRTRHKDLALPEESVEGRGSGRRVEGPGHREVVAKMEDKLTARKRPVPLDSPNVKTESGTCNVCCAPCSSCLHRNIALMDSNMDCGSSQTCFARSETKNSSFVRVDKGLCTKAKGGENDDEFTATSSPASYSENGENKVIARSSVAADSEVDKPAKRRRLVNHGSRSPIVECHDDSNSCVTGVSAASKLLLDKKKDKLSTSASSRDLTVNYKDNGINRLRNYCAEESTGKKRSDVHAMHRSSSDRSLPAESPFATKRLLRTQSSLSASHGLSPKRPTHAFGNAQNNLAHQPCEKASSNKTVERSLGGKSDPSVLGGERHSMMTSCGTSNRDKIKAGSLTKNLENGTSCSRNGSLEHADIQSNDAVNRNDNDKQERNQGCSMDTGSGRKLNTQNDVMTDSGNSEGLIDVNVCDICGDVGREYLLATCTRCLEGAEHTYCMRVKLEKVPDGEWLCEECCLKEDENQTRSNGGTSRNKVLDGKNQNSESTNNSKTLKVVVTDLDSQQITCGTPVNDPLAGSNQKLHLASSDLEARQVKCATPTAERLDVKNKNSGIMGNRKKLQVVTSSLEARQSSCRTPTSGSLDKKNQSLDKRSQSSEVLLKRKKLRVATDMESPLSNDGVRSPPKSCKRYAENTLSSTPRLLKADSPRNHDVFSRENSFKSSNKGSIKSPDNAPMRSQAVNSSVTLPRSYSLGNLANVKTPGPSPRGLLSKQPSFNNSSNEPKVKQLAEPVLSKLKPSKHSPRDPRESIRKVMKSGPLKHEASICIGSSSSKQKQSVHSSQNEQPRILKPVKPTILLERGASFNLQKPNISSSPRPDSSIKSGDPRNDQDSPRPGPSILKSSKKPGVVCSKDTCVVKASDPLIPMDKIKNDSTDGACESPLILVNNDNEMSTKPEVLSIPRASKTCGSDFQDIAPTSSSEDLPPEEVQYEQKVVESDGNISCKSAAAIQASEDLLPESPQGCLVAQNPYSPDTKSNDLNLKQQALVDQSSTVGSSLGALVIPEQSYIWQGTFEVSRPGSSPEMYDGFQAHLSTCASLKVLEIVKQLPQRIQLVEVPRHSSWPLQFKEVKPNEDNIALYFFAKDVESYERAYGKLLENMLAGDLSLTANICGIELLIFTSDKLPERTQRWNGLLFFWGVLYARKASSSTELLVKGMNHSPLEQINGPVNQLVCSPKMPQSLGIDLNECPVDELYDPAVSVQTEMENRGASVNHETLLRSNHEAERLNLCEIHFPETAGTGKILLGTPTAVPYGVHVHTSSKRECLNIKPEYPSDIIGSEGTAGRDNMEEEESFTKNGVPCFTKQHTGATTRSVSDEILANPQARVSFQEVSPQHSVRPKLSDDPSDSVLKDFVLPDSSSIYKRQKTSEGKYSTCSFGDGQLTSKCLSKIPLPADQHTSLDDVQYIGRVPADPCSPTKPILDHVIHVLSSDDEDSPEPRNNLNKTSLKEEEGPSPLLSLSLSMASKKHNLTGSDTGDDGPLSLSLGLPGVVTSNQALEMKQFLPEKPGMNTSLLL
- the LOC127786052 gene encoding uncharacterized protein LOC127786052 isoform X1 encodes the protein MRAPQERTVRDLYDRTRHKDLALPEESVEGRGSGRRVEGPGHREVVAKMEDKLTARKRPVPLDSPNVKTESGTCNVCCAPCSSCLHRNIALMDSNMDCGSSQTCFARSETKNSSFVRVDKGLCTKAKGGENDDEFTATSSPASYSENGENKVIARSSVAADSEVDKPAKRRRLVNHGSRSPIVECHDDSNSCVTGVSAASKLLLDKKKDKLSTSASSRDLTVNYKDNGINRLRNYCAEESTGKKRSDVHAMHRSSSDRSLPAESPFATKRLLRTQSSLSASHGLSPKRPTHAFGNAQNNLAHQPCEKASSNKTVERSLGGKSDPSVLGGERHSMMTSCGTSNRDKIKAGSLTKNLENGTSCSRNGSLEHADIQSNDAVNRNDNDKQERNQGCSMDTGSGRKLNTQNDVMTDSGNSEGLIDVNVCDICGDVGREYLLATCTRCLEGAEHTYCMRVKLEKVPDGEWLCEECCLKEDENQTRSNGGTSRNKVLDGKNQNSESTNNSKTLKVVVTDLDSQQITCGTPVNDPLAGSNQKLHLASSDLEARQVKCATPTAERLDVKNKNSGIMGNRKKLQVVTSSLEARQSSCRTPTSGSLDKKNQSLDKRSQSSEVLLKRKKLRVATDMESPLSNDGVRSPPKSCKRYAENTLSSTPRLLKADSPRNHDVFSRENSFKSSNKGSIKSPDNAPMRSQAVNSSVTLPRSYSLGNLANVKTPGPSPRGLLSKQPSFNNSSNEPKVKQLAEPVLSKLKPSKHSPRDPRESIRKVMKSGPLKHEASICIGSSSSKQKQSVHSSQNEQPRILKPVKPTILLERGASFNLQKPNISSSPRPDSSIKSGDPRNDQDSPRPGPSILKSSKKPGIVENKHSSILSKSDKQGITSTGVVCSKDTCVVKASDPLIPMDKIKNDSTDGACESPLILVNNDNEMSTKPEVLSIPRASKTCGSDFQDIAPTSSSEDLPPEEVQYEQKVVESDGNISCKSAAAIQASEDLLPESPQGCLVAQNPYSPDTKSNDLNLKQQALVDQSSTVGSSLGALVIPEQSYIWQGTFEVSRPGSSPEMYDGFQAHLSTCASLKVLEIVKQLPQRIQLVEVPRHSSWPLQFKEVKPNEDNIALYFFAKDVESYERAYGKLLENMLAGDLSLTANICGIELLIFTSDKLPERTQRWNGLLFFWGVLYARKASSSTELLVKGMNHSPLEQINGPVNQLVCSPKMPQSLGIDLNECPVDELYDPAVSVQTEMENRGASVNHETLLRSNHEAERLNLCEIHFPETAGTGKILLGTPTAVPYGVHVHTSSKRECLNIKPEYPSDIIGSEGTAGRDNMEEEESFTKNGVPCFTKQHTGATTRSVSDEILANPQARVSFQEVSPQHSVRPKLSDDPSDSVLKDFVLPDSSSIYKRQKTSEGKYSTCSFGDGQLTSKCLSKIPLPADQHTSLDDVQYIGRVPADPCSPTKPILDHVIHVLSSDDEDSPEPRNNLNKTSLKEEEGPSPLLSLSLSMASKKHNLTGSDTGDDGPLSLSLGLPGVVTSNQALEMKQFLPEKPGMNTSLLL